The Filimonas lacunae genomic sequence TTACAGGGTCTGCCACACATCCACTATGGGTGTACGTAAACTTAGTAGAAAAAGCATCTTTTACCACTATATCCATCAGCAAATGCTCGGTATTATTACAGTTATCAATACTCGGATGCGTGGCACTAATGGTAAAACGGAATGTACCTACCGCGTTAATAGCATAATTGCCTGGTAACTCATAGCGGTAATAGGTTAAACCATTCACCACCTGGGTAGCAGCAGGCACCGGGGCATTATCCGTAACATCCGTATTAGGCGTCATATCTGCTATCTCGCTCAGGTGCCAAACCATTTTAGTGGGTTGGTAAGCCATTAACACAGATAGTTTCATAGGTGTGCCCTTACAGGTAAATGTATTTACCACATCGGCATCCGCTTCGGTATTGTGTATTCCTAATATACCACTGAGGTTATTAATTTTAGTGCCGGCATTATAAGCATAGCTATCATAGCTACCTAACCCGTAAGTAACAGCTGTGAAGTTAGAATCGCTTTGTACAATACACTGGGCTTTTGCCGCATCCCAGCGCTGCACCACCACCGTATAGCCTGCCAGATTAGGATGCGGATAAGTATAGGAGAAGCTTTTACTGCCATCAATAGTAAGGGAAGAAACCCCGGCAGTAGGAATCACCAATGTTAAGTAATTCACCGTTACCACCGCTTCTGTGTTACGGTAAAAACCAACGTGGTTAATAGCCTGTTCTATCGGGCTGATATACACCATTTCCGGATCGCCCAACCCTGTATAACCACATCCTACATTGCCAACCGTAGAACCGGCCGAAGGCATGTATTGTGTTACCAGCACAGGTTTGTCTGATTCAATATAATCTGCTGATGAACTATTGAATTCGTAATAAAAGTTATTGATTAACCCGGTTAAAACAACACCATTCTTCTTTACCACCGTGGTGGGGTCTTTTACCGCTACCCGGAAAATAGACGGATTGAGTGTTGCCGCATTGCCGCTTGCTGAAAAAGGAGCAGTGAGATAACGCTTACCCCAGGCCTGGATGGGAAAAATTTGCTGAATAAGGTTATCGCCGGTACCCGCCGTACCGTTACAACTAATAGAAGTTAAACTGCTTCCGGCAAAAACGCCTATAGGAAAACATTCATTATCGTTATTGGCAATAGATCTCACCTTGGTTCCGGTTAAGTCGTAACCGCTGGTGCTGTTTTTAGCAGCACCTACCACCTGGTAAATCTGCCCTTTATTTAATACGGCGGTAAAAGAAGCGCCTGCTGCTTTTCCACCTCTTAACGGAACGGAAGGAGTTATTTCTACTACTGTTTTGTCATGATCGGCAACAATAAACAACCAGGAGAAACAACCGGTTCCACTGGCAATGCCCTGTAATATCTGCTGACTGTTTACCGATAAATAAGTATATCCCCACGATTCAACAGGCATTAACATGGTAGCACCTGATGATGCCGCCCCGCTGATATGGGCATAGGCCACAATAGGGACATCGCTGGTAATATGAATAGATTTATTGAACAGGCCATCTGTACCCTGCCCGCCATAAGAAACCGGTAAATCGTACAGCCTGCATTCCCCATTCCCGGTTTTAGGCATGGGATCAGAAGCAATTACTGTGTTAGCAGCTACATAGTAAGATTTGGATACAGAAATGCCGTCACGCCCTTTTGTGGTTACTATTACGTTGGCATTTTCCTCTGCACTAAAATACAACACCATTTCCTGGCTGTTATCCTGGCCCAACTCCATAAAGTAGTGAAGGCCGTAGCCTGTCCAGAAATCTCTACCCTTATTAGTAAAGTTCTGCGACAGGCTACTTCCAAAACTTAGTACAAACAACAATACTATACACAGCTTTCTCTTCATAATTCACTTACTGTTTGCCGGTGCTACCTTACCAGGTTCACCGAGCCTTTTTTAGTGATACTGCTGCCATCCACTAATACTATGTTGGCAACGTACATATAAACACCCGATGGCTGAATTTGTCCTTTATAGTCGCCTTTCCATCCTTCTTCTTTATTGTTGGTTTCAAAAATCTTTTCGCCCCACTGGTTAAATATGGCCAGGTGCATAGAGCTGATAACACCACCACGAATAATAAATACATCGTTTAATCCGTCGCCATTCGGTGTAAAGCCGGTTGCGGCGAATATCTGATCCATGATAGTGGCGCCCGTTACAGCTGTTGAAGTGGCGTTACGGCATGGTAATGCCGCTATGGCTCTTACCAGTATGGTCACTTCTTTTCCTGGCAGTAAGCCAGCCACTGTATGCGTTAAACCAGTGCTTCCGGATGAAGGCGTAGTCCAGGTAGCTCCACCATCTATAGACACTTCATATCCTATAGCATCGGTAACAGACGCCCATGCAAACCTTACTACATTCACACCAGCCGAATCCACTATTACTACTGGTATAGCAAGCGTTGCAAAGCTGGTCACCACCAAACGTAATCTTGGAGCAGTTGTACAACCATTGGTATTCACCGCTTCGAGATAGATATAGGTGTTAGTGGCCGGAGCTGCAAAGCTGTAGGTAGCACCGGTATGTACAGGCGCACCACCCGTTTCGGCAGCATACCAATTGTAGGTAACTCCGGTAGCCGGCGCTGTTACAGCAAATGAAACAGTGCTGTTGCTACAGGTTGCCACAGAATCATTATCCACCGCTAACTGCACTTCTGGTTTTACGGTTACATTGTTAGCAGCATCTGCCACACAACCATCTTCCGAAATAGCCAGCAGTTTCACTGCGTAGGTAGTATCTGCTGTAATAGTGTTGTTTATTAACTGGTAAGCAGGCTCCTGCTCTGTCAGCACCGTATCGTTGATATTCCATTTCCAGTATTTCACCGGAGAATTACTTTCGTTAGATGCCGTTGGATGGAAGTAAGCAATATCGCTTTGACAACCGGTGTAATTCACCGTGAAACTTACCTGTGGCTTACCTTTTACAGTAACAGGCAATTTGGTTTGCGCCGTGTGGTTACAGCTGCCAATGCTGCTGTGTTCAAACGATACCGGTATTTTGTATACGCCGGTTTGAGAGAATACATATTCACCAGGTAAAGAGTATGCATAGTAGGTTTTACCATCTATTACGGTGGTAGAGTCTTCTACCGGGCCGTATTGCACCACATCTGCTGCCGGTGTAATATTAGTGATCTCACTTAATTTCCAGGTAAGTACATCAGGCTTCACGGCCAAGCGTATGCTTATGTGGAACGGCGTTCCTACACAAGTATAGGCACTGTAATTACCACTGGAATCGTACACGTTGGTAATGCCTGGCATGGTTTGCAGATTGTTGATGACTGCACCCACCGTATAAGAATAAGCGCCACCGTAAATAGATCTGCCCAATAACATGGCCTGTACAGGATAAGTGCTTCTGATACTATCTACAGCATCAGCTCCCACCCATCTTTTTACAACTACCGTATATCCGGGCTTGTTAGGATGCGGATAAGTGAGATCGAACGTGTTGCTGCCATCAATAAACAGGCTGCTTACACCTTCCGTAGGCACAATTACGTTTAAGTAGTTGTCAGCAATATTATTGTTGCCTTTCATTCTTACAAACTCCGCCTTGCGAATGCCTTGATTCAGTGGTACCAGCACGGTCATATCCGGCATGGTTGACTGAATATTACACTCATAGTTATCAGAAGCCATCATTTGTGTAACCATCACTGGCTGGCTGGCTTCTATATAATCAGCGGTACTGCTTACATGGGTATAGTAACCATTTTCCAGCGTGCTTTGTACCACACCATTCACCTTCACAATAGTAGTTGCATCTTTTACCGCAATACGGTACACCGTAGGCAGCCCTACCGCAATATCATCCCTGCTGGGCAATGGCGCAGTAAGGTAGCTGGTTCCCCAGGCCTGTACCGGCGTATTTTGCACCCACATATAATCGCTGAACGGTGGTGTAAAGTAGCTATCCGGATTACACACATTCACAAACCCATCGTACGCACCGGAGAATACCGCTACCGGCGCACAGCTGCCATCCGTATTAGTAATAGCCCTGATTTTAGTACCGGATAAATCAAATCCTTCAAAGGCTGACTTGGCTGCACCCCATAAGGTATATATTTCTCCTCTTTGCAAAGTAACCGCAAATGGCACACCCGCTTTACGGCCTGCATAAGTAGGCACCGATGGGGTAATTTCCACTGTGGTGTTATCGTAATCGGCAATTACCGATATCCAGGTATGATCTCCGCCAATAATATTTTGCTTATAAATAGTAGGATAATATTCGTATCCGTAAATACCCGCCGGCATCAACATGCTGGCCCCCATGCCCTGACCTCTGGCATAAGCATAAGCTGCAACCGCTACATTACTTTCAATACTGATGCCCCTGTCAGACCAGCCTTCGCCTGTAAGCAGCGCGCTGCTGTTGCCGGAGTTGGGAATGGCATCGGTAAGCACAAACGTATGGGCAGGTACATGGTAATTACGTATCCAGGTAGTGCCATTGATTTTAACTACAATGTCAGCGTCTGTATCGGCACCACCTACATACACGTTTAAGGAGTCTATTTCAGCACCCAGTGCATAAGGTACCCAAAAACGCGTACCCATGTTAGAGCTATCTGTTCTTACACTGTCTACATCTGCATAAGGGCTCTTAATAGAAGCATTGGTTAAACCAGAATATTTATCCAGGAAGGAAAGATTATCTGCCGAAATAACATTCGCGTCAATATCCACGCTGCTGTTGGCTTCCACACTCCATACATTGGCTGCATCTGTTTTACCAAACCGGATTCTTGATTCGTTATCAATATAACCTCTCCACGAAGCAAAATAAGGTTGCTTAATAGAATAGCTATACGCTCCCGCAGCAGGCACATCTGCATCTACATAAAAATACATGAAGTCGGTACCGATTGGTAAGCCTGTAGGCTGAATGCCGGAATAACGTCTTAACGTTACAGCACCCGCCGGTACAGTAGCACCCCAGTTAATAATGGATACTACATCGGTACCAAATGTAAACACCTGTTGGGTGTTAGCAGCAGGCACGGCTGGTGTAGCCACGGCTGCCGGTGGCAATGAAGTAGGTAAAAATTCATACGCACCCAGGTCAGGCACACCCTCTTTTAATGTTACCGGGCGCACATTGCCATTAAAGTCATAATTGTTATTCTCTATCTGCACCCCACGACCATGCATAGCCCATACGCCCGGCGCACTAATGTTAGGGCTTAATGTAGCATCGCTGGTAAAGGCAGGTGCATATACAATAGAATTTCTGTCAATATCAGTAGCTGTTTGCCATGCACTGAGGCTGTTATAAGTGGTAGAACCTACCTGCGCCAGCACAGTACCTGAGCTATACAGCATGTTATAATCGCTGTTGGTGTAACCGGCATTGCCAATACGCAGCGCCCTGCCACCGCCTGCATGCGTGAATATATTATTACGCAGGTAAGCCTGGTAGCTGCTGGTAGTATTGTTAATATACGCAGCAAAGTTGTTGGTAGCCGATGTGGCCGTGCTTTGTATAGAGTTGTTATAAGCCCTGGCAGCGGCACTGGTGGTAATATACCAGCCATAGGAGTTGGCAGCCGCTGTTTTAATGCTGATAACGTTGTTTTTAAACTGCAGGTAAGTAGTAGTGGCATTGTAAATACCGTATAAAGAAGCGGTATTACCACCCACTGCATTTACCAGGTTACCTTCTATTTTACCCGGCTCTGCGGTATTGGCAGTACAAACAGTAGTGTAAATACCATATGCCACACTGCTTGTTGTTGCAGTAGAAGTGATGGTAACCCGGTTTTTACTTAACTGGTAAGCCGCACTGTTGGAAGTATAGATGCCATAGAAAGCAGTATTCGCTGCCGGTGAGAATGGAATAGCAAGTGGCACTATGTTATCTGATACGCTAATGGTATCGCTATAATTGGTATAAATACCATATTGGTAAAAGCTTTGTACGGTATTGCCTGCGATAGTAACATTTACTCCACGTTTGGATGTAGTGCCCGCTATATGAATGCCACGTGCACCATTAATAATAGTATTACCTGCCAGCGTCAGTTTTTTACCCGTGAAGCTATTGCTGTATATTACCGATCCTGCTTCGGCAGTGTTGGTAGTAGCCACCCCGGTAACAATGCAATTGGCAATACTGTCAGATGATGCCGCACCTTTCAGCTCTATTACTTTTATAAAGCTGGTACCGGTGTTTATTACCGACATGGTTTTGAAGGTAATAAAGCTGGCAGTATCAAATAATACCACATAGTTGCTATCGGAAGTGCCCGGTGCAGAAACTTTTACCGAAGTAGCATCGCCATTAGCAGCCTGGAAAGTAACACGGCTAACATCTGAAGCACCCGGAATAGCTTTAAACGTAACTTTTTCGTTGTAGGTGCCAGGTGCCACATTAAATGTAACTGCACCCGTAATGCCACAGCTCATAGCAGAAACTGCACTGGCAAAAGAAGAGAAATCTGCTGTGCCCGTATTGGCAATAGAATACACGCCAGCCGGGAATGCAGCGTTCAAATCAATTTTAACCGAAGTAGAAGTAGCCGTTTTGCTACCACATATAATTACACAACGGTAATAGTTGCTTTTATACACAGGTATAGTAAGCTCAGGCACAAAGCTGGTATCACCCATATTGGTATAGGTGCCGGTTTCGGTAGTAGCTTCCTGCCATACATATCGCTGGTTACCGTTTACGGTGTTACCAGTAAGGGTAAATTTAATTTTAGTACCCATACAAATACCGGTGCGTGGAGTGGCATCTGCTGTTCCCGCAGTAATCACATCCGCACAACCAGGCACTGTAAATTCATAAGCGCCCACATCCGGCGTAGTAGTACTACGGGTGGTGCCTAAGATATCGTTGACAACACTTAATGGAGTGCCCGTGTTATCTAAGGGAGCAATGGTAGGCGTTAAATCACCCGCTGCTGCATTGGTGAAAACAGGATTTAACGTGGTAGAAGCGTAATCGTTTTTAGCAATATCCCTCCATTCAGCCAACGTAGCCCTTGCGCCAGAAAAATACCCGATATAGTTATTGCCGCCATCACTGCTGACATATAAGTTGTTTTTGTCGGCACGTAAAGGCGCTTCTTCTGAGGATGCAATGTATTCAGCATACTTGCTACCTGCGCCGCCCCTTACAATGTTCACAATGTTGTTGCGGAAATACACTTCACCGGTGTTAACGGTGTATATGCCACAGGTAACAGAACTGCTGTTAGAAGCACGGTTATCTAAAGAGAAGGTGTTGTGATAAATTCTCACAAACCTGCCCCAGTTATAATACAAACCGTACTGCGGCCCTTCACCATTCACATTGTAAATAATGTTATTGGTGATCCAGTTAGTGTAGGTATCATCCTGCTCGCTCACATAATCGAGGTAGAAACCGTAAAAAGTGCTGGTGGATGCAGGATTACCCCCAAATGGATTTGTAATGGTATTAGCGTTGATATGGACATCACCTACCGTATTTGCCATTCTGATACCAGTAAAGCTGGTTACCGTGTTACGGGTAGGGCGTGAAATAGTATTACCCTCGATGGTAAAAGAAATTACCGCATCACAGTATATACCTGTGCTATAGAAGTTAAGGATCTTGTTATTTAATATACGGTTGCGATACACCGGATCGTAATAAGGTGCCCCTACTACAGTTATACCATAATAGCCACCCATAATAGTGTTCTTTTCAAACAGGTTGTCGTGGCTACGGGCGCTATGACCATCTACATCATACTCAGCCAACGGATCATCATCCATTGCACTTAACACAATACCCACATAAGAGGTGGATGTTTTGGTAGTATCTGTAATGATGGTACTCCTACGAATAATATTGCTATCGGCATTATTAATCAGCTGTACGCCATAGCCATAAGTTCCGGAGCCGATGGCATTTACTACCAGGCTATCAAAAATGATATGCTTGATATTACGCAGTTTAATAACTGCACGTTCTTCCGAAACCGAACTGCTATATTTAATGGTATTGCCATTTCCTTTAAAAGTAACGGTATTAATAGCAGTAGCGCCTTTTACAGGACCACTCATTAGCAATTGCTCCTGGTAATCGCCGCTGTTAGGCGCAACTTCAAACACAATAGGGCCTGCGATACCACAGCTTAAAGCAGTATAGGCATCATTGAAACTGTGGTAGTTGCCACTGCCCGTAGGAAGCGCTTTATTAATAGTATAGGTACCTGCTGGCAGGAAAGGAGAAACGCTGATAGGCACGGCATTGGAAACAGAAGTTGCCGCACCGCAGGTTACCACTACACGGTAATACTGCAACACTCCTGTTGTAGTAAGATCAAGTGTAGGAGTAGGCAACGCACTACCCAGGTTGGTGTAAGTGCCGGTTTCGGTAGCACTGTATTGCCACTGGTAGGTTTGACCATAGCCGGAAGAGTTGCCGGTTAAATCAATATACAGTTTGGTATCCTGACAAATGCCGTTAGTAGAAGGTGTTGCTGTGCCTGCTGTAGCAGCGGCACAGCCCGCTGTAGTAAATTCCAGCGCACCTGCATCGGGGGTTGCTGCATTACGGTTTACATTATTAATATCTGTGGTAATAGCCACATTGGTACCTATGTTATCGATAGAAGAATTGGCAGGCGTTAAATTGCCAGCCGCTGCATTTACAAACAAAGGATCTGCCGAAAGCGAATGCGCATCCTGCCCGGCAGCTGCTGCAAAATCAGATACAAATAATTTACGTTGCCCGTTCACCATACCTACCTGGTTGGTTTCGCTGCGGGTAACATAATATACGTTGTGGTCGCCGCTGTTGGCAGAACCATCCACAAAAGAGATAGCCGTTTTAGGCATAATCCCTGTGCGGGTAATAGAAATAATATTGTTATTGAATTTAACACCGCTGGCCCCTTCCTGGTAATAACCAATGATGGGGTTGGTGCTGGCAACAGCCGAGCCATCGCCATCTAAAGAAATAGTATTGTGGTAAAAAAATACGCTTTGCGAATTCAGGTTGTAAATACCATACAGGCTACCACCACCATTTACATTGTAAATAAGGTTATTGCTTATGATGTTTTCTAATGAACCTATGGCGTTAGCCGTAGTTAAGTTGATACCATAAAAAGTAACATCCGGACTACCTCCGTCAAAGAAATGGCTGATCTTGTTTTTGCTGATCACCATTTTGGTGTTCAGATTGGTAATATAAATACCACTGATGCCCGACCAGTAGCTACTGGTAAGCCTTGCATCACGGGTGATGGTATTACCTTCTATTAAAGAGTTGAAAGAATAGGATACATAAATAGCAGCTGTATAAAAGTCTTTAATGATATTACCCTTAATAGAGTTGTTGCCATTGGCATTATCATAACTGCCAGACAGGGCAATACCGTAGTAACCACCGGTAATAGTATTGTTAGAAAAAGTATTATTATCACAAAACGCATCACCTGAAGCAGTGGGGTTGGTAGCGGATGAACTTACAGAGATACCAATATGGCTATTGCTGCCGGAAGTAGTATTCACCGTAATATTACAACCATTAATCACGTTAAAATCGGCATCGTTGGTTAACAGCACACCGTAGCTGTAACTGCTTCCGGTAGCAACGATGTTAATATTATTGAACGTAAAATAATCTGCACCGTCCAGTTTAATCACCGCACGATCAGCATTTTGGCTGGCGGCATAGGTAAGCGCTACACCATTACCGTTAAAGGTAACCGTGTTGGTTGCTGACATACCGGTGATATTTTTAAAAATCAATTGTTCGTTATAAGGATTGCTGCCTGCATCTACATTAAACACCACTGGCCCGCCAATTCCGCAACGAATAGCGTTATATGCATCGGTAAAAGAACGGAAGTTGGTAGTGCTGGCAGGAATTTTATTATTGATGGTATAAGTGCCGGAGAACGCACCGGGTACAATCACCTGCACGGGTGCAGATGTGGCAGTGCCTCCATTGGCACAGGTAACCACCGCACGATACCAGTTGCTGGCTGTTTGAGTTAATGTTTGTGTGGCAGAGGTAGCCCCGCTGATATCGCTAAAGCTGGTATTGTTGGGTGATGATTGCCACTGATAGGTTAAACCCGTAGCGGTAGAAGCGCCAGGTAAATTTACATGGAAGGTTTCGCCAGAGCACAGGCTGGCAATATCGGTAGCTGCTGTTCCGGCAACCAGGCTGGCGCTGGAACAAGGCGGCGCGGCTGACCAGTTAAAAATAACATTGGGCCTGCTGGTTTGTGTGCCTCTTTCATCCGTAGCAGGAATGCCACATTGAGGGCCATTAAAGTCTTCACCATAGGTTCTTGAACCGTTAAAGGTTAAACCCGTTGTCCATTCTACCAGCCTGTTGGCGCTGGTTAACATAGACTCAGACTGATCGTTACAGACTTCGATGATAATATTGTCGGCCCCGTTCCAGAAAAACGGAGAGCTTAATGTAAAGGAGTTTACACCTAATACAGGCATATAACTGGCAGAAGTGTAAATAACATTACTGGCTGTTGCCCAACCGGTAGTGCTTAATGAGCTGGCCGTGGTGGCGCCAATTTTAATGGTCATATTCTCTTCCGCAGAAAGCGCAGCATCGTAATACATACCCAGATCCAGCACGGTAAACTTAATTGCATTAATGGTTCCTGCAGTCATACCTGCTGCCGTCATTTCCGATGCACGGTACAGGAATTGTGTTCTGGTAGAATGCGAGGCGTCTGCAAAAGGGGTGGGATACTCCCAGTCGGAGTTAGAAGTTGTGCCCGTTCCTATTTTAGTATCCACCTGTGCCTGAACAGGTTTGATAGAGAGTAACAGTAAAAATGTTAAAAAAGTAACATAAATAACGTTCTTACAATTCTGCATAATATTCCCAGTTAGTGTTGGTAATTGCCAAAAGAAGTGTTGGTGGCTATTTCATGGGTTGCAACAGATTTTACACCAGTGGTAAAATTATCCAGTGTATCTGACGAAGTTGTAATTGGAAACATTCAAATAAAAAAATGAATGTAAACCCCTATTTTAGTGCCTGCTACCTCCCCAATTATGAAAAATGCCGCTGAGAAAACGGATATATAAAAATGTGGCATATGAAGTGGATTTGTACAAAACCTTGGCTATGGGCAGCCAAAAGCTGGATAGGCATGCTTTTGCTGCTATCGGGTTCTGTAGTATATGCACAGGATTTTATTGTTAACCCTACAGAACGAACCGATACCAACCTGATTAAAAGCTATCTCAAAAAATCGAAAGACTTTTTGGATACCCATCCGGACAGTAGTTATTACTATCTGAACCAGGCTATGATAAAAAGCTATACTGCCAATTACAGCAAAGGCATTATCGGTTCGCTTACCGAGCTGGCTGCTTTTCACTTTGGCAGCAGCACCGACCTGTCTATTAAGTACGGCAATATGGCTATGGTAGAATACTATGCCCGAAACTCGCCCAACTTTAATAATGTACTGTACCGGCTTTACAACATACTGGCCAAGGCGTACGAAACCAAAGGCTTAATAGATTCATCGGCCCGCTATTTCTACCTGATGAACGATGTAATAGAGGATGGTAAAATTCCGGCCAAATCGTACTTCGCTTTATCCTTATACACCCAGCTGGCCTTCTTCTGGTTGAACACCAACTGGGACATTAACGGTGGGTATATTGAACCAACCCAGTATTTTATTAATAAAGCGCGGATAGCCGATGAAGGTACCCGCGACAGTATTTCCGATCTCAATTTTGTTACCTACGCCCTGCAAGGGGCTTATTATTACAGCATAGGCAATTACGATTCTTCCTTGTATTGCCAGCAGGAATACATGCGGCTGCGTGTAAAACATAAATTAAACAACGCCACCTGGGATGCTGCCACGTACCTGAACATTGCCGAATGCTACATGTACCTGAACCAGCCAGCCAAAGCACTGGAATACATTCATAAAGAACTGGCGCTGAAAGAAGCACTGGCCAGTAATGTACGTTACCTGGCCCTGGGTTACTTAGCATTGTCCAAAGCTTACTTTATGCAAAAAGACTTTGGCCGCAGCGTAGCTACTTTTGAGAATGTATGGACCATGTACGACCCTGCCGATTTCCAGGGCCGTGAAATGATTGAAGCCTGTGGCACCGCTGCCGATGCCTATGCAGGCATGGGCAACCTGGCAAAAGCACTGGAATACAAAAACACTTATATACGCCTGAAAGACAGCCTGATGAAAAGCGATAAGGTGGATATGGTAAACAGGCTGCAAATTAAATACCGCATCAGCGAAAAAGATAAAGCACTGGCCCAGCAAAAGCTGGCCACTACACAAGCCGAAAACAGTGTGCGCCAGCGTAATATATGGATTGCGGGCATTTCTGTGCTTACCCTGGCCATTGCCGCCCTGTTTGTGTTATGGCAAAGAAACAACCGCCAGAAGCAACACCTGCAACAGGAAAAAATAAACAGCTTTCAGCAGCAAATAGAAATTGCACAACTAAATGCTACCATTGAAGGCGAAGAGCGCGAACGCTCGCGCATTGCCCGTGAGCTGCACGATGGCATTGGTGGCCTGATGGCGGGTGCGCGTATGAACTTTGAGATGATTAAGAAAACACATCACCTCGAAAACGAAAAGGATTACC encodes the following:
- a CDS encoding gliding motility-associated C-terminal domain-containing protein; translated protein: MKRKLCIVLLFVLSFGSSLSQNFTNKGRDFWTGYGLHYFMELGQDNSQEMVLYFSAEENANVIVTTKGRDGISVSKSYYVAANTVIASDPMPKTGNGECRLYDLPVSYGGQGTDGLFNKSIHITSDVPIVAYAHISGAASSGATMLMPVESWGYTYLSVNSQQILQGIASGTGCFSWLFIVADHDKTVVEITPSVPLRGGKAAGASFTAVLNKGQIYQVVGAAKNSTSGYDLTGTKVRSIANNDNECFPIGVFAGSSLTSISCNGTAGTGDNLIQQIFPIQAWGKRYLTAPFSASGNAATLNPSIFRVAVKDPTTVVKKNGVVLTGLINNFYYEFNSSSADYIESDKPVLVTQYMPSAGSTVGNVGCGYTGLGDPEMVYISPIEQAINHVGFYRNTEAVVTVNYLTLVIPTAGVSSLTIDGSKSFSYTYPHPNLAGYTVVVQRWDAAKAQCIVQSDSNFTAVTYGLGSYDSYAYNAGTKINNLSGILGIHNTEADADVVNTFTCKGTPMKLSVLMAYQPTKMVWHLSEIADMTPNTDVTDNAPVPAATQVVNGLTYYRYELPGNYAINAVGTFRFTISATHPSIDNCNNTEHLLMDIVVKDAFSTKFTYTHSGCVADPVTFNWTTGTTGAYEIKKWDWTFADNSTATGQSTTKTFTQTGTENVKLRIVSKEGCVSDTVQQVVIKNGPAIGLDVLPSMVCDGTKVTLTATTPPGSSYTIKEWYWDLGNGTRQTTSTGSINNVIYAASATPYEAKVVAKVSAACVSDTARQSITVYPGAKAAFTVTPDVCLGSDVTIRDASVPDGAAITSWQWNFKDGTTATYANGNAFAKNYTAANTYNIELVVTDARGCTSDTTVATNIHSIPQATFTLPARVCMPGAALITNTTVSANTLTYQWNMGDGSALLTTRDASHAYAVAGDYTIQLQVQDNFGCGSSVSKVLASNLFGSKPVAAFTVAPEAVCQGKDQTFTDNSTATNGTSINKWQWSFGDNTTATQRNPVKKYAAANTYSVQLTVTDAAGCASDTYSQPVTVYVQPVITTEGRVAVQKNKPVQLKATANTSTGISFAWTPAAELNNANTLTPTYSAAHDQVFLITATGNTGNCQASASLEVKVLVIIAPPNVFTPNGDGINDKWIIEGLSDYITSKVQVTNRYGQTVYTSTGYSRPWDGTMNGQPLPAGTYYYIITDKTSEWQRITGSVTLIR